A single Micromonospora sp. CCTCC AA 2012012 DNA region contains:
- a CDS encoding restriction endonuclease subunit S, with product MSLNLDKSAWKRVRLGEVIRRSQTQVDPVSTGVERYVAGGHVDSEGVTIERWGQVGDGQMGSTFRYVFKPGQVLFVSARPYLRKVGVPDFSGVVADKTYVLDAIPENGLLQEFLPFLLSSEAFIEYATAEATGSMNPRLLWGPMQRYEFDLPPLEEQRRLAGLLWALERHWRATLAITEAAQDLLYRSRSEFFSDESGAVRAENAFLITIGRQRSPKHETGEHLVPYLRSANVTPSGIDINDVKAMNFSPEEQKKFRLEVGDVLVSEGSASPKAVGMPAVWNGEIASPICFQNTLLRYRPITGVTLPGFVEQWCLWAFESGRFLNAASGTNIFHIGVRGASGMKVRVPRLEEQAEFLSRVSAATELVAAPGKEASTIEAMRRAILTQVCGGRS from the coding sequence GTGAGTCTCAACCTCGACAAGAGCGCCTGGAAACGGGTTCGGCTGGGTGAGGTGATCCGCCGCTCGCAGACACAGGTCGACCCGGTAAGCACTGGTGTGGAGCGTTACGTCGCTGGCGGCCACGTCGACAGTGAAGGCGTGACAATCGAGCGATGGGGTCAGGTCGGCGACGGTCAGATGGGTTCCACCTTCCGGTACGTCTTCAAGCCGGGGCAGGTTCTCTTCGTGTCGGCGCGGCCCTACCTGCGCAAGGTCGGGGTGCCTGACTTCTCGGGCGTCGTCGCTGACAAGACCTACGTCCTGGACGCGATTCCTGAGAACGGATTGCTTCAGGAGTTTCTTCCATTTCTGCTTTCGTCAGAGGCGTTCATCGAGTACGCAACCGCCGAAGCGACCGGGTCAATGAATCCTCGGTTGCTGTGGGGACCGATGCAGCGTTACGAGTTCGACCTGCCGCCCCTCGAAGAGCAGAGGCGCCTGGCCGGTCTCCTTTGGGCGCTCGAGCGGCACTGGCGAGCCACCCTAGCTATTACCGAGGCGGCTCAGGATTTGCTTTACCGTTCGAGATCTGAATTCTTTAGCGACGAGTCAGGTGCCGTTCGGGCTGAAAATGCATTTTTGATTACAATTGGACGGCAGCGTTCACCGAAGCATGAAACAGGCGAACACCTTGTCCCATATCTGAGGTCTGCCAACGTTACCCCTAGCGGCATCGATATAAACGACGTTAAAGCCATGAATTTCAGTCCCGAAGAGCAAAAGAAGTTCCGGCTAGAAGTCGGCGACGTGCTGGTGTCGGAAGGGAGTGCCAGCCCCAAGGCTGTGGGCATGCCGGCGGTATGGAACGGCGAGATTGCCAGTCCTATCTGCTTTCAGAATACCCTCCTTCGCTATCGGCCGATTACGGGAGTAACTCTTCCAGGGTTCGTCGAGCAGTGGTGTCTCTGGGCATTTGAGTCGGGACGCTTTCTGAACGCTGCATCTGGGACCAACATTTTCCATATTGGCGTTCGCGGCGCCTCAGGGATGAAAGTACGCGTTCCACGTCTTGAAGAGCAGGCGGAATTCCTATCTAGGGTCTCGGCAGCAACGGAGCTAGTTGCGGCTCCAGGAAAAGAGGCGTCCACCATCGAGGCGATGAGACGCGCAATCCTGACCCAGGTCTGCGGGGGGCGTAGCTAG
- a CDS encoding type I restriction endonuclease subunit R → MSFNEANTVRDFVRDLVASPHIQFVPGKELPRREDEVLLEGPVKEALIRLNPAIEADPRLADEVIYHLRAVILSARRTPNPVVANEQFAAWLTGQKSMPFGPSGEHVTIRLIDFDNPEPSANQWMVSTEVTYRVGKVERRFDLVLWCNGFPLVVGEAKSPVRPAYSWIDAAAQINEDYEVNVPAFFVPNVLNFATEGKDFRYGSVGMPVDLWGPWREDADDAAPVPPGLAVVREAVEGVLSPPAVLDFLRFFTVFATDKKHRKIKIIARFQQFQATNLIVERVLHGRIKQGLIWHFQGSGKSLLMVFTAQKLRAAAGLTNPTVIIVVDRIDLDTQITGTFNASDVPNLISTDSRRELQALLKAGARKVIITTVHKFGEAPGVLDDRDNIIVMVDEAHRSQEGDYGRKMREALPNSFLFGLTGTPINRRDRNTFMWFGSTDDEGGYLSRYSFQDSIRDGATLPLHFEPRLSEIHLDAGAIDAAFAELAEQHRLTEADKTTLSKRAASLEVLIKADDRVRRIAADIAEHFRTKVEPQGLKAQVVVYDKATCVAYKTEFDEILGPDAATVVMSRTARDPEEWKEYTPDRDELERITARFNDPADPLKIIIVTAKLLTGFDAPILYAQYLDKPLKEHNLLQAITRTNRVYPPTKTHGLIVDYLGIFDDVAKAFAFDEKSVQQVISNIDVLRTQLGPAIQAALAFFPGVDRTVGGYEGLIAAQTAIGSDEARDAFGASFSVVAQLWETLSPDPILSTYAADYRWLTDVYESVRPSDIAGRLVWHTLGAKTLELINEHVTVEVPRTDLDMIVLDAQVIEDLMTGRRKDVDPVEVEKWITARIAKHLGNPVFIELGKRLTALREKYAHSQQASLDFLKELFALARDTVAAEKAAAEVPREDQGRAALTELFQSLKGNGTPIIAEKIVDEVDEVVRAVRFTGWQDTREGDRLVQQSLRKTLWTKFKIRDNDVYERALGYIREYY, encoded by the coding sequence GTGAGCTTCAACGAAGCGAACACGGTTCGGGATTTTGTGCGGGACCTTGTCGCCTCGCCTCACATCCAGTTCGTGCCCGGCAAGGAGTTGCCGCGTCGGGAGGATGAGGTGCTGCTGGAGGGGCCGGTCAAGGAGGCCCTGATCCGGTTGAACCCGGCCATCGAGGCCGATCCGCGGCTTGCCGACGAGGTGATCTATCACCTGCGGGCGGTCATCCTGTCCGCTCGGCGTACGCCGAATCCGGTGGTGGCGAACGAGCAGTTCGCCGCGTGGCTGACCGGGCAGAAGTCGATGCCGTTCGGCCCGTCCGGAGAGCACGTCACCATCCGGCTCATCGACTTCGACAACCCAGAGCCGAGCGCCAACCAGTGGATGGTCTCTACGGAGGTGACCTATCGGGTCGGGAAGGTCGAGCGCCGCTTCGACCTGGTGCTGTGGTGCAACGGCTTCCCGCTGGTCGTGGGCGAGGCGAAGTCGCCGGTCCGCCCTGCGTACTCCTGGATCGACGCGGCGGCGCAGATCAACGAGGACTACGAGGTCAACGTACCGGCGTTCTTCGTTCCCAACGTGCTTAACTTCGCCACCGAAGGCAAAGACTTCCGGTACGGCTCGGTCGGCATGCCCGTTGACCTGTGGGGACCGTGGCGGGAAGACGCCGACGACGCCGCCCCGGTGCCGCCCGGGCTGGCAGTTGTGCGCGAAGCCGTGGAGGGTGTGCTCTCGCCGCCGGCGGTGCTGGACTTCCTGCGGTTCTTCACAGTGTTCGCCACCGACAAGAAGCACCGCAAGATAAAAATCATCGCGCGCTTCCAGCAGTTCCAGGCGACGAACCTCATCGTCGAGCGGGTGCTGCACGGCCGAATCAAGCAGGGCCTGATCTGGCACTTCCAGGGTTCGGGCAAGTCGCTGCTCATGGTCTTCACCGCGCAGAAGCTGCGCGCCGCAGCCGGGCTGACGAACCCGACGGTGATCATCGTGGTGGACCGGATCGATCTGGACACCCAGATCACCGGCACGTTCAACGCCTCGGACGTGCCGAACCTCATCTCGACCGACAGCCGCCGGGAGCTGCAAGCCCTTCTCAAGGCAGGCGCTCGGAAGGTCATCATCACCACGGTGCACAAGTTCGGTGAGGCGCCGGGGGTGCTCGACGACCGCGACAACATTATCGTCATGGTCGACGAGGCCCACCGTTCCCAGGAGGGCGACTACGGGCGCAAGATGCGCGAAGCCTTGCCGAACTCGTTCCTCTTCGGCCTGACCGGCACCCCGATTAACCGGCGGGACCGCAACACTTTCATGTGGTTTGGGTCCACCGATGACGAAGGTGGTTATCTCTCCCGATACTCCTTCCAGGACTCGATCCGGGACGGGGCGACGCTGCCGCTGCACTTCGAGCCGCGCCTGTCGGAGATTCACCTCGACGCTGGTGCGATCGATGCAGCGTTCGCCGAGCTGGCCGAGCAGCACCGGCTCACCGAGGCGGACAAGACCACGCTGTCGAAACGCGCCGCCTCACTCGAAGTGTTGATCAAGGCGGACGATCGAGTCCGCCGGATCGCGGCCGACATCGCCGAACACTTCCGCACCAAGGTCGAGCCACAGGGGCTCAAGGCACAGGTGGTCGTCTACGACAAGGCGACCTGCGTCGCCTACAAGACGGAGTTCGACGAGATCCTCGGTCCCGACGCCGCCACGGTCGTCATGAGCCGCACCGCTCGCGACCCGGAGGAGTGGAAGGAATACACCCCCGACCGGGACGAGTTGGAGCGGATCACCGCCCGGTTCAACGACCCGGCCGACCCGCTGAAAATCATCATCGTGACGGCGAAGCTGCTCACCGGCTTCGACGCGCCGATCCTCTACGCGCAGTATCTCGACAAGCCGCTTAAGGAGCACAACCTGCTCCAGGCGATCACCCGCACCAACCGGGTCTACCCGCCGACTAAGACGCACGGGCTGATCGTCGACTACCTGGGCATCTTCGATGACGTCGCCAAGGCGTTCGCCTTCGACGAGAAGAGCGTCCAGCAGGTCATCAGCAACATCGACGTGCTACGAACCCAGCTCGGCCCGGCCATCCAGGCCGCGCTGGCGTTCTTTCCCGGCGTCGACCGCACCGTGGGCGGCTACGAGGGACTGATCGCCGCACAGACGGCGATCGGCAGCGACGAGGCCCGCGACGCCTTCGGCGCGTCCTTCAGCGTCGTCGCCCAACTCTGGGAAACACTCAGCCCGGACCCGATCCTCTCCACCTACGCGGCCGACTACCGATGGCTGACCGACGTGTACGAGTCGGTACGGCCGTCGGACATCGCCGGTCGGCTCGTGTGGCACACCCTCGGTGCCAAGACGTTGGAACTCATCAACGAACACGTCACCGTCGAGGTTCCCCGTACCGACCTTGACATGATCGTCCTGGACGCCCAGGTGATCGAAGACCTCATGACGGGTCGGCGGAAGGACGTCGACCCGGTCGAGGTCGAAAAGTGGATTACCGCCCGGATCGCCAAGCACCTGGGTAATCCTGTTTTCATCGAACTCGGCAAGCGGCTCACCGCGCTACGGGAGAAGTACGCGCACTCCCAGCAGGCGAGCCTGGACTTCCTCAAGGAACTGTTCGCCCTTGCCCGGGATACCGTGGCCGCGGAGAAGGCCGCCGCCGAGGTACCCCGAGAGGACCAAGGCAGGGCGGCGCTGACCGAACTGTTCCAATCCCTCAAGGGCAACGGCACCCCGATCATCGCCGAGAAGATCGTTGACGAGGTTGATGAGGTCGTCCGGGCGGTGCGGTTCACGGGCTGGCAGGACACCCGTGAGGGTGACCGGCTGGTCCAGCAGTCCCTCCGCAAGACGCTCTGGACCAAGTTCAAGATCCGCGACAACGACGTGTACGAGCGTGCCCTGGGCTACATCCGCGAGTACTACTGA
- the gabT gene encoding 4-aminobutyrate--2-oxoglutarate transaminase: MRAPQSRTKEGTVTMTSSEELHKRRGAAVARGVGSTISAYVERAGGGTIVDVEGREWIDFAAGIAVANVGNSAPRVVEAVKAQVERFTHTCFMVAPYESYVAVCEQLNALTPGSFEKRSALFNSGAEAVENAVKIARHATGRPAVVVFDHAYHGRTNLTMALTAKNMPYKHRFGPFAGEVYRVPMSYPLRDGGLSGAAAAATAIEMIEKQVGAENVAALLIEPIQGEGGFVVPAEGFLPALREWATAAGVVFVADEIQTGFCRTGDWFACQHEGVEPDLVTLAKGIAGGLPLAAVTGRAELMDAVHVGGLGGTYGGNPIACAAALASIETMHELDLAAAARRIGQVMGDRLRAIAARDPRIAEVRGRGAMLAVELVQPGTLTPDPAATAAVSAACHAAGLLTLTCGTYGNVLRFLPPLVISDDELARGLDILDAAFG, translated from the coding sequence TTGCGAGCCCCGCAGTCGCGAACGAAAGAAGGCACAGTCACCATGACTTCTTCCGAGGAACTGCACAAGCGGCGGGGGGCCGCGGTCGCGCGCGGCGTCGGGAGCACCATCTCGGCGTACGTGGAGCGGGCGGGGGGCGGCACGATCGTCGACGTCGAGGGGCGGGAGTGGATCGACTTCGCCGCCGGCATCGCGGTCGCCAACGTGGGCAACTCCGCACCCCGGGTGGTCGAGGCGGTGAAGGCGCAGGTCGAGCGCTTCACGCACACCTGCTTCATGGTCGCGCCCTACGAGTCGTACGTGGCGGTGTGCGAGCAGCTCAACGCGCTCACGCCGGGGAGCTTCGAGAAGCGGTCGGCGCTGTTCAACTCGGGTGCCGAGGCGGTGGAGAACGCCGTGAAGATCGCCCGGCACGCGACCGGGCGGCCGGCGGTGGTGGTCTTCGACCACGCGTACCACGGGCGGACCAACCTGACCATGGCGTTGACGGCGAAGAACATGCCGTACAAGCACCGGTTCGGGCCCTTCGCCGGGGAGGTCTACCGGGTGCCGATGTCGTACCCGCTGCGTGACGGTGGGCTCTCCGGGGCTGCCGCCGCCGCCACCGCGATCGAGATGATCGAGAAGCAGGTCGGCGCGGAGAACGTGGCGGCGCTGCTGATCGAGCCGATCCAGGGCGAGGGGGGTTTCGTCGTACCCGCCGAGGGTTTCCTGCCGGCGCTGCGGGAGTGGGCGACGGCGGCCGGGGTGGTCTTCGTGGCCGACGAGATCCAGACCGGGTTCTGCCGGACCGGCGACTGGTTCGCCTGCCAGCACGAGGGCGTCGAACCGGACCTGGTCACCCTGGCCAAGGGCATCGCCGGTGGGCTGCCCCTCGCCGCGGTGACCGGCCGGGCGGAGCTGATGGACGCCGTGCACGTCGGCGGCCTCGGCGGCACGTACGGCGGCAACCCGATCGCCTGCGCCGCCGCGCTCGCCTCGATCGAGACCATGCACGAGCTGGACCTGGCCGCCGCCGCCCGGCGGATCGGCCAGGTGATGGGTGACCGGCTGCGCGCCATCGCCGCCCGCGACCCCCGCATCGCCGAGGTACGCGGCCGGGGCGCGATGCTCGCCGTCGAGCTGGTCCAGCCGGGCACCCTGACCCCGGACCCGGCCGCCACGGCGGCGGTCTCGGCGGCCTGCCACGCCGCCGGCCTGCTCACCCTCACCTGCGGCACGTACGGCAACGTGCTGCGCTTCCTGCCCCCGCTGGTCATCTCCGACGACGAGCTGGCCCGGGGTCTGGACATCCTGGACGCCGCCTTCGGCTGA
- a CDS encoding DivIVA domain-containing protein, producing the protein MKYLVERLLRRRPAVRQRFEAVAYRSASSVPLHPKQVCRRSFQWTRLGRRGLDPADVQAFLDRVAGDLAAAYDAADRARRETERIKDALRRWQPEQARTRDLTPTTDEPHPHGRALLPDPVAGSR; encoded by the coding sequence GTGAAGTACCTCGTCGAGCGGCTTCTCCGGCGTCGTCCGGCCGTACGGCAGCGCTTCGAGGCGGTCGCGTACCGCTCCGCGTCCTCCGTACCTCTGCATCCGAAGCAGGTGTGCCGCCGCAGCTTCCAGTGGACCCGGCTGGGCCGGCGTGGCCTGGACCCCGCCGACGTGCAGGCGTTCCTCGACCGGGTCGCCGGGGACTTGGCCGCCGCCTACGACGCGGCCGACCGGGCCCGCCGGGAGACCGAGCGGATCAAGGATGCCCTACGCCGCTGGCAGCCCGAGCAGGCTCGGACCCGTGACCTTACCCCAACTACCGATGAACCCCACCCCCACGGCCGGGCACTGCTACCTGATCCAGTTGCCGGTAGTCGTTGA
- a CDS encoding type I restriction-modification system subunit M, with product MSARITQRELESYLWGAAVRLRGLIDAGDYKQYIFPLVFLKRLSDVYDEERAAALAIYGDDEAADLPENHRFAIPDEAHWQDIRKVGSNLGAAILAAMRAIESANPHTLTGVFGDGDWGNKNLLPDRTLKDLIELFSTKTLSVANLPEDELGQGYEYLIKKFADDSGHTAQEFYTNRTLVHLMTMMLKPVPGESVYDPTCGTGGMLISTAAELRRQGKEWRNLRLYGQELNYGTSAIARMNLFLHGIADGDIKHGDTLTKPAFLDGARLRTFDVVLANPPYSIKAWNRSVFANDPYGRNMWGVPPQNAADYAFLQHIAKSLEPASGRAAVLLPHGVLTRVSEATVRQAMVRTDLVEAVIGLAPGLFYNSAMEAVVLVLRSRKSAERRGRVLFINAVREFARVQAQSFLSDRHQQSILDSYQRFEDEEGFAAVASIEQIADNSYNLAIPLYVKPPRDGRGATTSDHIEARVATWRDAAAAADTAVDDVLALLRQEVTQ from the coding sequence GTGAGCGCCCGCATCACCCAACGCGAACTGGAGTCCTACCTGTGGGGCGCGGCCGTCCGGCTACGCGGCCTCATCGATGCCGGCGACTACAAGCAGTACATCTTCCCGCTGGTCTTCCTCAAGCGACTCTCCGACGTGTACGACGAGGAACGCGCTGCGGCGCTAGCCATCTACGGTGACGACGAGGCGGCCGACCTGCCGGAGAACCACCGCTTCGCCATTCCCGATGAGGCCCACTGGCAGGACATCCGCAAAGTCGGCAGCAATCTCGGCGCGGCGATCCTGGCCGCCATGCGGGCGATCGAGTCGGCCAACCCGCACACCCTGACCGGAGTGTTTGGTGACGGCGACTGGGGCAACAAGAACCTGCTGCCCGACCGGACCCTCAAGGATCTCATCGAGCTCTTCTCCACCAAGACGCTCTCGGTGGCGAACCTGCCCGAGGACGAACTCGGCCAGGGATACGAATACCTGATCAAGAAGTTCGCCGACGACTCCGGCCACACCGCCCAGGAGTTCTATACCAACCGCACTCTCGTCCACCTGATGACCATGATGCTCAAGCCCGTGCCAGGCGAGTCGGTCTACGACCCGACCTGCGGCACCGGGGGAATGCTCATCTCCACCGCCGCCGAGCTGCGCCGGCAGGGCAAGGAATGGCGCAACCTGCGCTTGTACGGTCAGGAACTCAACTACGGGACGTCGGCCATCGCCCGGATGAACCTGTTCCTGCACGGCATCGCCGACGGGGACATCAAGCACGGCGACACGCTCACCAAGCCCGCCTTCCTCGACGGCGCGCGGCTGCGCACCTTTGACGTAGTGCTCGCCAACCCGCCGTACTCCATCAAGGCGTGGAACCGAAGCGTGTTCGCCAACGACCCGTACGGCCGCAACATGTGGGGAGTCCCACCGCAGAACGCGGCCGACTATGCCTTTCTGCAACACATCGCCAAGAGCCTCGAACCGGCATCGGGCAGGGCGGCGGTTCTGTTGCCACACGGCGTCCTGACCCGGGTGTCTGAGGCCACGGTCCGTCAGGCGATGGTTCGCACGGATCTCGTCGAGGCGGTGATCGGCCTGGCACCGGGTCTGTTCTACAACTCGGCGATGGAGGCGGTCGTGCTCGTCCTCCGATCCCGCAAGTCCGCTGAGCGTCGTGGCCGGGTCCTGTTCATCAACGCTGTGCGCGAGTTCGCCCGCGTGCAGGCGCAGTCCTTCCTGAGCGACCGGCACCAGCAGAGCATCCTCGATTCGTACCAACGGTTTGAGGATGAAGAAGGCTTCGCGGCCGTCGCAAGCATCGAGCAGATTGCTGACAACAGCTACAACCTCGCCATTCCGCTCTACGTGAAACCGCCGCGCGATGGACGGGGAGCGACCACCAGCGACCACATCGAGGCCAGGGTTGCTACCTGGCGTGACGCAGCCGCAGCAGCCGACACGGCCGTCGACGATGTGTTGGCGCTCCTGCGGCAGGAGGTGACCCAGTGA
- a CDS encoding type I restriction-modification system subunit M, producing MTTSMTLTDASPAGRYARASRPARDTLAVPMSLPELEQYLARAADLLRGSIDQADFKAYIFPLMFFKRISDCYTEEYERALTESDGDHEYASLPENHRFGIPTGSLWEDVRARTENVGQALVTAFRAIEKVNPDVLYGIFGSATWTNKDKLPDAKLRDLMEHFSTRTLSNAVVAPDVFGQAYEYLIKRFADQSNKKAGEYYTPRSVVRLLVDILDPQEGETVYDPACGTGGMLIEVIEHVRRQGGQPKTLWGKLYGQEKVLATNGLAKMNLLLHGVGEFELAHGDTLRSPAFYDGARLAQFDCVIANPPFSLKSWGEVEWATDPWGRNRLGGVPPKGYADWAWVQHMIESAAPGTGRVAVVLPQGALFRQGAEGRIREFVLKVDVVEAVIGLAPNLFYGTGLAACVLILRRRKADVRKSRVLFVNGETLFKRGRNQNSLEPEHADTLLRTVQAFADTPGLAAVATLDEIKANDFNLNIPLYVAPADDGEQRTLERALTDLEAAHAAARETRAALEAELAKWGLGPSEVMA from the coding sequence ATGACCACCAGCATGACCTTGACCGACGCTTCCCCGGCTGGCCGCTACGCGCGTGCATCAAGGCCGGCGCGCGACACGCTCGCCGTTCCAATGAGCCTGCCGGAGCTGGAGCAGTATCTCGCCCGGGCCGCTGACCTGCTGCGTGGGAGCATCGACCAGGCGGACTTCAAGGCGTACATCTTCCCGCTGATGTTCTTCAAGCGGATCAGCGACTGCTACACCGAGGAGTACGAGCGGGCGCTGACGGAGTCGGACGGCGACCACGAGTACGCGTCGCTCCCCGAGAACCACCGCTTCGGCATCCCCACCGGCAGCCTCTGGGAGGACGTGCGCGCCCGCACCGAGAACGTCGGGCAGGCCCTGGTGACCGCCTTTCGGGCGATAGAGAAGGTCAACCCGGATGTGCTGTACGGCATCTTCGGCAGCGCCACCTGGACGAATAAGGACAAGCTGCCCGATGCCAAGCTCCGCGACCTGATGGAGCACTTCTCCACCAGAACGCTGAGCAACGCGGTCGTCGCACCGGACGTGTTCGGGCAGGCGTACGAATATCTCATCAAGCGGTTCGCGGACCAGTCCAACAAGAAGGCCGGCGAATATTACACCCCGCGATCGGTGGTGCGGCTGCTCGTCGACATCCTCGACCCACAGGAGGGTGAGACGGTCTACGACCCGGCGTGCGGCACGGGCGGCATGCTCATCGAGGTCATCGAGCATGTGAGGCGCCAGGGTGGCCAGCCGAAGACCCTGTGGGGCAAGCTTTACGGCCAGGAAAAGGTGCTCGCCACCAACGGCCTCGCCAAGATGAACCTGCTACTGCACGGGGTTGGGGAGTTCGAACTCGCCCACGGTGACACCCTGCGCTCGCCGGCCTTCTACGACGGCGCCCGCCTCGCCCAGTTCGACTGCGTGATCGCCAACCCGCCGTTCTCGCTCAAGAGCTGGGGCGAGGTGGAATGGGCCACCGACCCGTGGGGCCGGAACCGGCTCGGGGGCGTGCCACCCAAGGGGTACGCCGACTGGGCCTGGGTCCAGCACATGATCGAATCCGCGGCACCGGGGACGGGTCGGGTCGCCGTCGTACTGCCGCAGGGGGCGCTGTTCCGGCAGGGCGCTGAGGGACGCATCCGAGAGTTCGTCCTGAAGGTGGATGTGGTCGAAGCCGTGATCGGCCTCGCGCCGAACCTCTTCTACGGCACTGGATTGGCCGCGTGCGTGCTGATCCTGCGCCGACGTAAGGCCGACGTCCGCAAGAGCAGGGTGCTGTTCGTCAACGGCGAGACGCTATTCAAGCGCGGCCGTAACCAGAACAGCCTCGAACCCGAGCACGCCGACACCCTGCTGCGGACCGTCCAGGCGTTCGCCGACACGCCCGGCCTGGCGGCGGTCGCCACGCTCGACGAGATCAAGGCCAACGATTTCAACCTCAACATTCCGCTGTACGTCGCCCCCGCCGACGATGGCGAACAACGCACGCTGGAGCGAGCCCTGACCGACCTCGAAGCGGCCCACGCCGCCGCCCGCGAGACCCGCGCCGCGCTGGAAGCCGAACTGGCCAAGTGGGGTCTCGGCCCGAGCGAGGTGATGGCGTGA
- a CDS encoding helix-turn-helix transcriptional regulator, producing the protein MPRQPLRVMGTAEIAEYLDVSRQWVEVLSRRRDFPEPAAVLKAGRIWRSEDIEQWAAEHRPRSEPDEPA; encoded by the coding sequence GTGCCACGTCAGCCGCTGCGCGTCATGGGGACCGCCGAGATCGCGGAATACCTCGACGTATCCCGCCAGTGGGTCGAGGTCCTGAGCCGACGCCGGGACTTCCCCGAGCCGGCCGCGGTCCTGAAGGCCGGCCGCATCTGGCGATCCGAGGACATCGAACAGTGGGCGGCCGAGCACCGACCTCGATCCGAGCCCGACGAGCCCGCGTAG
- a CDS encoding gamma-aminobutyraldehyde dehydrogenase: protein MSDQQKLRNFVDGAYVDPVDGGYADLIDPCTGEVFAQAPVSGAADVDAAMRAAATAFESWRDTTPGERQKAMLKLADAVEARAAELVDAEVRNTGKPRQLTADEELPPAVDQFRFFAGAARLLEGRSAGEYMAGHTSYVRREPIGVCAQVTPWNYPLMMAVWKIAPALAAGNTVVLKPSDTTPVSTLLLAEIAAEFFPPGVFNVVCGDRDTGRTLVSHPTPQLVSITGSTRAGMEVASAAAPDLKRTHLELGGKAPVVLFDDADVAAAAEAIAVGGYFNAGQDCTAATRVLAGPGIYDDFVAALAEQARNTRTGAPDDEDVLYGPLNNANQLARVRGFVDRLPDHATVETGGAQVGERGYFYSPTVVSGVRQADEIIRDEVFGPVITVQRFSDEDEAVRWANGVDYGLSASVWTKDHGRAMRMTRRLDFGCVWVNTHIPFVSEMPHGGFKHSGHGKDLSVYSLEDYTRIKHVMHNIEAQ from the coding sequence ATGAGCGACCAGCAGAAGCTGCGCAACTTCGTCGACGGCGCGTACGTCGACCCGGTGGACGGCGGGTACGCCGACCTGATCGACCCCTGCACCGGTGAGGTGTTCGCCCAGGCGCCGGTCTCCGGGGCGGCGGACGTGGACGCGGCGATGCGGGCCGCCGCCACCGCCTTCGAGAGCTGGCGGGACACCACCCCGGGCGAGCGGCAGAAGGCCATGCTCAAGCTCGCCGACGCGGTGGAGGCCCGCGCGGCCGAACTGGTCGACGCGGAGGTACGCAACACGGGCAAGCCCCGGCAGCTCACCGCCGACGAGGAGCTGCCGCCGGCGGTGGACCAGTTCCGCTTCTTCGCCGGTGCCGCCCGGCTGCTGGAGGGCCGCTCGGCGGGTGAGTACATGGCGGGGCACACGTCGTACGTGCGGCGGGAGCCGATCGGGGTCTGCGCGCAGGTGACGCCCTGGAACTACCCGCTGATGATGGCGGTCTGGAAGATCGCCCCGGCGCTCGCGGCCGGCAACACGGTGGTGCTGAAGCCGTCGGACACCACGCCGGTGTCGACGCTGCTGCTGGCCGAGATCGCCGCCGAGTTCTTCCCGCCGGGCGTCTTCAACGTGGTCTGCGGCGACCGGGACACCGGTCGTACCCTCGTGTCGCACCCGACCCCGCAGCTGGTGTCGATCACCGGCTCGACCCGCGCGGGCATGGAGGTCGCCTCCGCCGCGGCCCCCGACCTGAAGCGGACCCACCTGGAGCTGGGCGGCAAGGCCCCGGTGGTGCTCTTCGACGACGCGGACGTGGCGGCGGCGGCCGAGGCGATCGCGGTGGGCGGCTACTTCAACGCCGGTCAGGACTGCACGGCCGCGACCCGGGTGCTCGCCGGCCCGGGCATCTACGACGACTTCGTGGCAGCCCTCGCTGAGCAGGCCCGGAACACCAGGACCGGCGCGCCGGACGACGAGGACGTCCTCTACGGCCCGCTGAACAACGCCAACCAGCTGGCCCGGGTGCGCGGCTTCGTGGACCGGCTCCCCGACCACGCGACCGTGGAGACCGGCGGCGCGCAGGTCGGCGAGCGCGGCTACTTCTATTCCCCGACCGTCGTCTCCGGCGTCCGGCAGGCCGACGAGATCATCCGGGACGAGGTGTTCGGGCCGGTCATCACGGTGCAGCGCTTCTCCGACGAGGACGAGGCGGTGCGCTGGGCCAACGGCGTCGACTACGGACTGTCGGCGTCGGTCTGGACGAAGGATCACGGCCGGGCGATGCGGATGACCCGCCGGCTGGACTTCGGCTGCGTCTGGGTGAACACCCACATCCCGTTCGTCTCGGAGATGCCGCACGGCGGCTTCAAGCACTCCGGCCACGGCAAGGACCTCTCGGTCTACAGCCTGGAGGACTACACCCGGATCAAGCACGTCATGCACAACATCGAGGCTCAGTGA